The following proteins are encoded in a genomic region of Triticum dicoccoides isolate Atlit2015 ecotype Zavitan chromosome 1B, WEW_v2.0, whole genome shotgun sequence:
- the LOC119319363 gene encoding WEB family protein At5g16730, chloroplastic-like: MCALPFAFAAFSFARTGPSLPRSRSRSGCGRRPHFPFTPVASSTPPSFFFPFPFPALPLRCSPARPRARTMLPSSRSRSGPNESPVGSRTRPSTPSSGHRPSTPSSGYRPSTPGGTRRGTTAAGGTGGGTPSTPRGTRNSGGPFRSEPNSPPAAAAARPRLSFDRSPRSADAKPVAERRVPKIGTPPPDQKQLRREIELQSRLESAHEDLKKAKDQLSFVVGEKDRLVGELNEAKRVADEIHEKLQDALMAKRWAEEATEIEKFRADELEQAGIDESQKRDEEWQREVESVRSQHAADLETLVTTTEELERFRRDLSMANEAKKAALGHADDAMKIAEVNADKVEILSGEVTRLKGLLDSSAAVEESKNHEREEFVKNLESEISVLKGKLEEARVLEERLADMEKLTEELKAQLADAKKAESEVHQQFEEWKNKAGSLEMELEEATLSEKAKSDTLMSTEEELDKTLSILQDRESEMEVLKGKTTALEIEVARLSTEINESSEHLDASQQELFGLQTTIDVLKNKLEAAEEVASEALNNEKTANANIVSLTEEKIKLINELNDARDREEKERRAVEDLTAALSEASGKAEEAHERFLKKQDDYEHALAQIGDLKMSLNSTKENYEVMIEEAHYDITCLRNTVGKLEAEVSKYREECEAKELEIVSLNKQSEEEIAALKAEADRVVASLRDAEHELQTVNEEKEILQEKLLYTESAVVEANRAVQDVKAEKEGLQEQLMHTESALAEASKALQEVKAEKEDLQEQLMHTESAVAEASKALQEVKADKEDLQEQLMHTESAVAEANKALQEVKAEKEDIQEQLMHTESGVAEANNAVQEVKAEKQGLQEQLTHMESAVAEANKAAQEATSESLQLKDRLLDKENALQSLTQENDEFRLREADAMKKIEELSALLAEAMEKKHPEEEEKLVVVDEVHSSAREVAETAAETEDTEGESVKKPSMELVVANGNSNGDMNQEEEKYDSKVEQQEAKSDFTTVHESDKVVEKQLQADVKQETESSKDDLSSKEDSSTEHANGTAASAEVTSKVAMSPTTTTKPQKKNKPLLKKFGNLLKKKNSK, encoded by the exons ATGTGCGCTTTGCCTTTCGCCTTTGCAGCCTTTTCGTTCGCCCGCACCGGCCCGTCGCTCCCCCGCTCTCGCAGTCGCAGTGGGTGTGGCCGACGCCCCCACTTCCCCTTCACCCCCGTCGCTTCCTCCactcccccctccttcttcttccccttccccttccctGCTCTGCCGCTTCGCTGCTCCCCCGCCCGCCCGCGTGCGCGCACAATGCTGCCCTCCTCCAGATCAAG ATCTGGGCCGAATGAGTCGCCCGTCGGCAGCAGGACCAGGCCCAGCACGCCCTCCTCCGGTCACCGCCCCTCCACGCCCTCCTCCGGCTACCGCCCATCCACCCCGGGCGGCACCAGGAGGGGCACAACCGCCGCCGGCGGCACCGGCGGGGGCACGCCGTCCACGCCCCGGGGCACGCGCAACAGCGGCGGCCCCTTCAGGTCCGAGCCCaactcgccgccggccgccgcggcgGCGCGGCCGCGCCTCTCCTTCGACCGCTCCCCGAGATCCGCCGATGCCAAGCCCGTCGCCGAGCGCCGGGTGCCCAAGATCGGCACGCCTCCCCCCGAC CAGAAGCAGCTGCGGAGGGAGATCGAGCTGCAGTCGCGGCTCGAGTCCGCGCACGAGGACCTCAAGAAGGCCAAGGACCAGCTCTCCTTCGTCGTCGGCGAGAAGGACCGCCTCGTCGGCGAGCTCAACGAGGCCAAGAGGGTGGCCGATGAGATACACGAGAAGCTCCAGGACGCGCTCATGGccaagaggtgggccgaggaggccaccgagATCGAGAAGTTCCGGGCCGACGAGCTCGAGCAGGCGGGCATCGATGAGTCGCAGAAGAGGGACGAAGAGTGGCAGAGGGAGGTCGAGAGTGTGCGCAGCCAGCACGCCGCGGATTTGGAGACGCTGGTCACCACCACCGAGGAGCTCGAGAGGTTCAGGCGCGATCTCTCGATGGCCAACGAGGCCAAGAAGGCTGCGCTTGGCCACGCGGACGATGCCATGAAGATCGCCGAGGTCAACGCTGACAAGGTGGAGATCCTCTCCGGCGAAGTCACCCGCTTGAAAGGATTGCTTGATTCCAGCGCGGCAGTTGAGGAGAGTAAAAACCATGAAAGGGAGGAGTTTGTGAAGAATTTGGAATCCGAGATTTCAGTTCTCAAAGGCAAACTAGAGGAGGCAAGAGTTCTTGAGGAGAGGTTGGCCGACATGGAGAAACTGACCGAGGAGCTTAAAGCACAGCTGGCTGATGCAAAGAAGGCCGAGTCAGAAGTCCATCAGCAGTTTGAGGAATGGAAGAACAAGGCCGGATCACTTGAAATGGAATTGGAAGAGGCTACTCTCTCCGAGAAGGCCAAAAGCGATACCCTTATGTCCACGGAAGAAGAATTGGACAAGACCCTGTCTATCTTACAGGACAGAGAATCTGAAATGGAAGTGCTGAAAGGGAAGACAACAGCATTGGAAATTGAGGTGGCAAGGCTTTCAACAGAAATTAACGAATCCAGCGAGCACCTGGACGCCTCTCAGCAAGAGTTGTTTGGGCTGCAGACAACAATAGATGTTCTGAAAAACAAGCTTGAGGCTGCCGAAGAAGTGGCTTCGGAGGCTTTAAACAATGAGAAGACTGCTAATGCAAACATTGTAAGCCTGACCGAGGAGAAAATCAAGCTAATTAACGAGTTGAATGATGCTAGGGACAGAGAGGAGAAAGAGAGAAGGGCAGTGGAGGATCTCACTGCTGCGTTGAGTGAGGCATCTGGCAAAGCAGAGGAAGCACATGAGAGATTTCTGAAGAAACAAGATGATTATGAGCACGCCCTCGCACAGATTGGCGATCTCAAGATGTCCCTAAATAGTACCAAAGAGAACTATGAGGTAATGATTGAGGAGGCACACTATGATATCACTTGTTTAAGGAATACAGTCGGAAAATTAGAGGCTGAGGTGAGCAAGTATAGAGAAGAATGTGAAGCTAAGGAGCTTGAGATTGTCAGTTTAAACAAGCAGTCAGAGGAAGAAATTGCCGCTCTTAAAGCAGAAGCCGACAGGGTAGTAGCATCATTGCGGGATGCAGAGCACGAACTCCAAACTGTCAACGAGGAGAAAGAGATACTTCAAGAGAAGCTACTGTACACAGAATCAGCGGTTGTTGAAGCTAACAGGGCTGTGCAGGATGTGAAGGCGGAGAAAGAGGGTCTCCAGGAGCAGCTAATGCACACGGAATCAGCTCTCGCTGAAGCCAGCAAGGCTTTACAGGAAGTAAAGGCTGAGAAAGAGGATCTTCAAGAGCAGCTGATGCACACGGAATCAGCGGTTGCTGAAGCCAGCAAGGCTTTACAGGAAGTAAAGGCTGATAAGGAGGATCTTCAAGAGCAGCTAATGCACACGGAATCAGCGGTTGCTGAAGCTAACAAGGCCTTGCAGGAGGTAAAGGCTGAGAAGGAGGATATTCAAGAGCAGCTCATGCACACAGAATCAGGGGTTGCTGAAGCTAACAATGCTGTTCAGGAGGTGAAGGCTGAGAAACAGGGCCTTCAAGAGCAGCTAACGCACATGGAATCAGCAGTTGCTGAAGCTAACAAGGCTGCGCAGGAGGCAACGTCCGAGAGTTTGCAACTTAAGGATAGGTTACTTGATAAAGAGAACGCATTGCAGAGCTTAACCCAGGAGAACGACGAATTCAGGCTGCGAGAGGCTGACGCCATGAAGAAGATAGAGGAATTATCTGCTCTGCTTGCTGAAGCCATGGAAAAGAAGCATCCTGAGGAGGAAGAGAAGCTAGTTGTTGTGGATGAGGTGCACAGTTCAGCGCGTGAAGTTGCCGAGACAGCTGCAGAAACTGAAGACACAGAAGGAGAGAGTGTTAAAAAACCGAGCATGGAACTCGTCGTCgccaatggaaactccaatggcgACATGAACCAAGAGGAAGAGAAATACGACAGCAAGGTCGAGCAGCAGGAAGCAAAAAGTGATTTCACCACGGTACACGAGAGCGACAAAGTTGTTGAGAAGCAGCTGCAGGCAGATGTGAAACAAGAAACCGAGTCTTCGAAAGACGACCTGTCCTCCAAGGAGGATAGCAGCACCGAACATGCAAACGGAACAGCAGCATCAGCAGAGGTGACCAGCAAAGTCGCAATGTCCCCGACAACGACAACAAAACCGCAGAAGAAGAACAAGCCCCTGCTGAAGAAGTTTGGCAACCTACTGAAAAAGAAGAACAGCAAGTAG